The sequence ATAGCTCGCTTCCTGAAGTTTGCAGATGTCCAGGTGCTTCCAGTTAGCCATGTTTTCGATTCTGGATATCAGGTACGTTTACTTTTCAACTCCTAGGAtggttttgttttctttattgccTGAAACATCTCATTTTCTGGGCTATCTTTCTAGTTTGCACGATTTGGTGATATATAATATTCTGTAACTGCAGCTCGGAGGCTGGATCGAAAGCTTGATTGAGTCGTTCCCCGACTGGGAGGATTCTGATGTGCAAGCTATTGTGGATCACTTCAGGTCGTCGAATTTCTTTGAGACATCGTTTTCCAAGTTGGTGCGTGATTCTAGTTTTAGGAGCAAGGCGTCGAAGGCGAATCATATGCTCAGGGTAAAAATATGGAAAATTtgctgtttggtcctaagcccatatatttagttatagtagggtccaaccgggttTTAGACTTATCACTAGGTCCATAATATTTTCAAAAGAGCAAAATGACGAGCTTACCCTAGTAGTTACCACGTGTGAAGAATGCACCCACTATCTATTCCCGTACAAAACCGCTGAAACGGTCAGAAAAATCATTCGTTTGTCTTTCCCTTACCACCAACTTCTTACGGTtttcaaagagaaaaaaatttctcTTCACAGAGAGAATTCAgagaatcaaaaaccaaattcattTAGAGATTTTTGAGACAACAGATCTCAAAAATCATTCAGAGATTTTTGCTAGTTTGAAAAACCCTAAACCTATATTTCTCTTCTCTTCCGATAATggttaaaacaagaaaaatcacaagaacaatccaagaagaagaaacaataatggATGATAGCACTGCTCCTAGAACATCAGAAGACGATTCAAGAATTTCAAGacgaaaatcaaagagaaaaaagAGTAAAAAGGTTGAAACACCAAAATCGAAGAAAAAAGGTACTGATTCAGAAAACCTATCAGAGTTTACATGCAACTTCTACTTTGTGTTTCTAGCACTTAGAATTGGCAGTACATAACTATAAAACTGTAGAATAAGAATCAAAAGTGATATGcaatttgtttcattttatttctgatacatagagccagcagtacatatatcaaATACTGAGGTTTTTTCTTAATTAGGTTGTTTTTTGACAGTACATAAGTCCAATAGTGAATGGGTAACATTTTTTATGTGTCTATTTACCACTGTTTGTGTTTCTGGCACATAATTGGCAGTACATAACTAAAAAACTGAGACATTGTAGTGTTTATGTACTCTAAATTCATCTGTTTCTTTGTTTATGTGATAATGATCTTTGTATATGAAGTACATAAGGCCAATAGTGATTGATTGTGTTTCTGAGATGATGAATGTGTAGTCCATAAATGTTGTACTGAAATAAAACCAATTAAATTTTGCAGGTAAGGTTGTGCCAAAATATGTTAGGAAGTTATATAGGTCTGGTTTCACAGCATTACATAGCCTGGTTGCCAGAATGAAGGCGAGTAAATATACTTTGAGTGAAGCCACATTGGAAAAGATAGCCGAATCTTCTTATGGACAGATGTTTTTGATGTTCTGGCACACTAAGTACTCAGAAAGTCATTGGGAAAAGTTGGAAGCTGCAGTGAAAAAGTACTTGAAGTGTTACAAAAGGGGTCGAGTCAAGAATGAGCTCACATTTGAGTTTGTTAGAAGAGGTGAAACACACATTATCACGTCGACACCAGAAAAAATGGGTGTAATGTTTGGAATGCCAAGAATGGCAGGAAGAAGAACTGATGACACCTTTttgatggtaggtggtggatggaGGCAGAAACCATTCTACATTAGACACTTTGGTGATAGCAACACGGTTACAAGACCAATGCTACAAGATGCCATCTTGAAACTGCTCAAGCGTACTGGTATCAAGAATTGTAAATCTGAAGGTGGCGAAGACAGTGATGATGACaatgatgaacaagtaaccgataatgaagatgatgaagatatgaagTACATGATACCAAGAGTAGAAACTgaacaaacaattgaagatatGGTTAAGCTATTATgcatgtttatgtgtattactTTGTTTTTTACAACAAAAGATGCTCATAAACTCAAAGAAAAGTACTTTGATTTAGTTGATGATCTTGAGAAGTCAAAGAATGTATCTTGGCCTGACCTGATACATAGtttcttagagaagaaaatcaatcagAACTACAACACTCCCGAGGACATCACTGGTTGTGTCGTCTATTTGTTGGTATCGATCATCTAGTACAAGCTTTTTTTTTCCAAGTACATATTTACTCTACTGTCATTTAAGTTTCTGTATTTGAttctattgatgttatttttgTCATAGTTGTTGTATGCGGAGCATACTCACTTGGTGAAACCAGTGACGTTACCAGATGATCGATACCTTCCAAGAGCGGCAAGGTGGAacatcaaagaaatatctgttgagtttCTAAAGGATATGGAGGCTTCGCAATACACAGTAAATCCCTAAGAAGAACAATACATATTACTAGGATAAGTTTTATTTCATTATGcttcttgtagttttggtttaggAAACAATGATGCACCAGTACATATCTAAAAAACTGATTAAAGTTGATGAATTTAAGTATAATTATTTGTGTTTTCATAAATAATTATACTTAAATGATTTGTTTTAGGTAGGACACTATCAGAAAAGAAATTTTCTGATTGACCAAAATGATTGTGTGTGTGTCATATGCACTatttatttgagtacatatatgttatACTAATACAAAAACTGGTTATATGTGTGCGTTATATGTACTTTTCCAGTTCTCTAAagaatttaaggatgaatatactatgtatgaaaaagaaatgttgaatgaaATTGCTCAAAGGCTTCCAGTTGAAGAAGTGCCATTGACAGTAGATTGGCAAGAAAAATTCGAGGATTTGGAAGTAAAGAATGAAGATTTGAGGCTGACAATTGCAGAAAAATGGTGTGAATTACAGAGCAGGAAAGAGGACGGCCTCCCCATTGATGTGAGTATCCTAGAAGATCTTTTGAATGATATATATCACAGAGCTTACCCACCTCCACAACCAAACTCGGGAGAAGAAGAATCTAGCAGTAGCTCTGAAGAAGGGCATGATGATTTGGATGACACCGTTCCATCAGCAACTACTCCTTTGGTAACAGAGGATGAACAGGAAATTCCAGATGATACCCAAGAAAAGTCGAATGAACAGGGAAATGCTACTCCAACAATGCCTGTTATGGGGGGCTCTGAAGAAAATCTCACACAGTTCGATATTGAAGTTTCACAGTTTAAAATTTGGGCTAGATCTGATTTGGAGCGAAAGGTGAAAGAGCTGCAAGAGGAAAAGAGCATGCCAGAACCATCACAGGTAAGTTATATTCTTTCTAGTATTAGTTTAGTTTGTAAAAAACTAAAACTTGTCAGTACATATCTACTATACTGAAAAAACATACAAGTACATATCTGCAATACTGATTAAAAACATATCACCTTATGTTGAATAACAGACTGAAAAGGCTGAACTCCAACAAACAGCAACGACACAAGTTCTAGGTAATATTGAAGTGGAAATTGGTTCTCTTAGAGATAGACAGGTGAGCGAATTGaacgttacactagttaccaattTTATACTTTGTCATCCTATAAAATAATACGGTTTGGCATTGCATTTATGTAGGGTGAATCGCTTGAAGAAATGTTGCCGAATATGCAGTTTATGCCTTTGGTTTGTGAGCTGCCGAGTCTCAAAGAACTGCATACCGTGCCGATGGAGAAACTGATTGACCTGGCCATCCATGGGAAGGGTATTTATACCGATGAGTACTAAAAATATCTACAAGCTGAAATTATGGGAGATCCTTATCCATCCTTAGGAATTCTTAGTCTGGAGTACCCGTCGACTGGTAGTTTACCAAGCTTGGAAAAAATGGAATCTTCTCAAATCTTCGACAAATTTTATGCGAAAGATCTGGATCCTCCATCACAAGTTTCAAGACCAACTTTTGACTTGGGTTTAGGACCAAGTGATCAAAATGGAGAAGAGGTGCAGCAGCCTGCAATTGATCTAGGTGCACCTGATCCACCTCAAATCCATCTTGTAGTTGCGCCTGCGCATAATGAAGCTTCAGCTTCTAGAGGAGCATCAGATCAAGCTTAAACGGATCCCTCGGATGAGCAAGCTCAAATCGATACTTCACCTACACTTTATGAAGCCTCTGCAATTGTTTTAgctgcagctgaaaaagctcgttTGAAAGCTGATCTTCAGCAACCTGAACAAGAAGTATGAACATGTTCTAAACCTAGTACATATATCCTTCTGATACATATAACCAGCAGTACGTATATCAATTTTTGGTCAAATAGCTCGTAGTCTGATTTGTTTCAAATGCAGGGAATAAGGAAACCTTGGGATCCCATTCCATTCAATGaagtagaaaggaagaagaaaatgaagaatgacAGAAAGCAACAGCCTACTAAAAAATTAGAGAGTCTTGTAAGTACCTAAATCTACTTCTGTttaatgaatttatgttttgtttttaatgATGCTTTTAGCATATGTACTAATGCTGCCGATTCTCAAACAGAAGTATCCAGTTTTAGATGCTGAAAAGGCAGAGGAAGCTcgactgaagaagaatatgagcgCCGAAAAAGCTAAAGCATATGCTGAGACTCTCCAACTTCTTTCTGAGCTACAGAAGAtaattataattaccaaaaaaGTGAAAAGTAACAAATTTATCAATACTTAATGGACCACTTATGTTACATATGTTCAATAACATGGGAAAAACCAACAGTACATATGTTATGTACTCAGTGAAACTAAAAGTACATAACTTCTGTACTGAAAAGAATCCAAGAATACATATGTTCTAttctgttcattttttttttgcttttttagtctctcattTTTTTTTACGTTTATGGTATATTGAAGGATAACGAACCTGGAGTTAGTCAAACATCAGAGGAAGATGACGTAATACTTGCCAAGAGACTCGAAGATAGGCTGGCTACAAAGAGTAATGAAGTCAAACCAATAGCGAAGTCGACCACGTCAGTCATGGACAAGGAGAAGAAAAAGCCGACTATCTCAGCCAAGGAGAAGAAACTTACTCCAAAAATCACATACACCCCTCAGAAGCCAGTAACTCGGAGCCACCCGCAGAAAAGAGTTGATCCTGAGTTTGCTAGTGGCAAAGGACTGTCGGGACATAAAAGGCGAAAAACAAAGTCCAGAACTGAAAACCCAGTTGGAAAAGATTGCCCAACAGAGAAAGTTCAGAAAAAGGATAgcgagaatgtgagaaagagaaaagctaaaggTGATCCAAATCTGCAAGAACTTACTAAAAAAGTGAAGAATGCACGCAAGTTGTTGAGCCTAAGGAAATCTCCGTTCTATAAGGATTTGAGTTCACAACAAAGAGCGCTTCTCTCTCATTTTTTTGACAAAGCTACCTCAATGTGAGTCTCTCTTGGATATGTCCCTTTCATTTTAACAAAACTTTATGTACTTCGTTTAGAATCAAACTTATAATTGATTTGGATTATTTGAATTTGCAGCAACAGTGCTTGGAAAGCTCCTGCTGTGATTGGTCATCACATATTATCTGCAGAGACCTTTGAAGATCTGCTACATAACAGGGATTTAGAGGGAGATCTTATAAATTACTGGCAATACCAACTTAAAAAAGCATATCATAATGAGCAACCAGTGAATGGACAGAGAAAGTACATTCCAGTACTCCACATTGATCCAACAGGCTGGGTATGTTTTCCAATTTATCTTTATAAACAACATGCATCATGTCTTTGTAAAGGGCATAGCATATCTGCGAAACTAAaacgaaacaatttttttttgatgttgtaacAAATATTATGCTTTCATATATGTGTTTTACACTATAATTTTAAATACATATTTACTACACTGataaatttaattctttttcagttttATTTAAGTGACCCAGTACATCAAGTAGCAGCAAACACTGCTGTATTCTTACCCATCAGGAATATGGAGGAAGGAACCAGGAAGATTATTATTCCAATGTCACACCAAAACGTGCATTGGACGCTTCTTGTGTATGAATGCGAGAAAGGCGAATTCTTCCACTACAACACTTGGGAAGCTGTATCCAAAAATGAGTGTCTCGATAATGCTAAT comes from Papaver somniferum cultivar HN1 chromosome 7, ASM357369v1, whole genome shotgun sequence and encodes:
- the LOC113296481 gene encoding uncharacterized protein LOC113296481 — protein: MGDPYPSLGILSLEYPSTGSLPSLEKMESSQIFDKFYAKDLDPPSQVSRPTFDLGLGPSDQNGEEVQQPAIDLAAAEKARLKADLQQPEQEGIRKPWDPIPFNEVERKKKMKNDRKQQPTKKLESLKYPVLDAEKAEEARLKKNMSAEKAKAYAETLQLLSELQKIIIITKKSLIFFYVYGILKDNEPGVSQTSEEDDVILAKRLEDRLATKSNEVKPIAKSTTSVMDKEKKKPTISAKEKKLTPKITYTPQKPVTRSHPQKRVDPEFASGKGLSGHKRRKTKSRTENPVGKDCPTEKVQKKDSENVRKRKAKGDPNLQELTKKVKNARKLLSLRKSPFYKDLSSQQRALLSHFFDKATSINSAWKAPAVIGHHILSAETFEDLLHNRDLEGDLINYWQYQLKKAYHNEQPVNGQRKYIPVLHIDPTGWFYLSDPVHQVAANTAVFLPIRNMEEGTRKIIIPMSHQNVHWTLLVYECEKGEFFHYNTWEAVSKNECLDNANLMAEYCFLAINERFSSLRLPLVSRVNMISYPTPQQGDYPDCAIYIMHIMKKVAKEEVIDGVRMSLGDPEELKDKIHKKRISLACKILSATSPPEESWNIHAPKGF
- the LOC113300282 gene encoding uncharacterized protein LOC113300282, which codes for MVKTRKITRTIQEEETIMDDSTAPRTSEDDSRISRRKSKRKKSKKVETPKSKKKGKVVPKYVRKLYRSGFTALHSLVARMKASKYTLSEATLEKIAESSYGQMFLMFWHTKYSESHWEKLEAAVKKYLKCYKRGRVKNELTFEFVRRGETHIITSTPEKMGVMFGMPRMAGRRTDDTFLMVGGGWRQKPFYIRHFGDSNTVTRPMLQDAILKLLKRTGIKNCKSEGGEDSDDDNDEQVTDNEDDEDMKYMIPRVETEQTIEDMVKLLCMFMCITLFFTTKDAHKLKEKYFDLVDDLEKSKNVSWPDLIHSFLEKKINQNYNTPEDITGCVVYLLLLYAEHTHLVKPVTLPDDRYLPRAARWNIKEISVEFLKDMEASQYTFSKEFKDEYTMYEKEMLNEIAQRLPVEEVPLTVDWQEKFEDLEVKNEDLRLTIAEKWCELQSRKEDGLPIDVSILEDLLNDIYHRAYPPPQPNSGEEESSSSSEEGHDDLDDTVPSATTPLVTEDEQEIPDDTQEKSNEQGNATPTMPVMGGSEENLTQFDIEVSQFKIWARSDLERKVKELQEEKSMPEPSQTEKAELQQTATTQVLGNIEVEIGSLRDRQGESLEEMLPNMQFMPLVCELPSLKELHTVPMEKLIDLAIHGKGIYTDEY